AAGAGATTATATGAGCGCAATGATGCAAAGTCCAACAAACAGCAATGTTCTAAAAAGCTTGTTGAAAAATGCTTTAACCAACAAGATAAACGACCGTGAAATGTTTATGAAAGGGATTGACTATTCGTATTACTATGAAGAAAATGACTAAAATTTTGTCGGAATTTGACGCAAAGTTGTTTGCATATTTAATTGTTTGATATTCAAGTAAATATAAAGTTTTTTTAAGATAATGAACGACTTTTTTATAAATGTATAATAGGTTAATTTATGTTTAAACTCTCACCTGAATATTGGGATAAGACTTACGAGACTAATCAAACGGGCTGGGATATTGGATATGTTTCTACACCATTAAAGGAGTATTTTGATCAGTTAAGCGATAAATCTACGCGCATTTTGATTCCCGGAGCAGGTAATGCTTATGAAGCAGAATATCTTTGGAAGCAAGGCTTTGAAAATGTATTTGTACTCGACTTTTCCAGAGCAGCAATACATAGTTTTTTGTCTCGCTTTCCGGATTTTCCAAAATCAAATATTTTGGATGAGGATTTTTTTAAGCATAAAGGAAAATATGACTTGATTATTGAACAGACTTTTTTTACTTCGATATTTCCATCTCAACGAAAAGAATACGTACAAAAAACCGCCGATTTATTAAAGTCGGGAGGAAAATTAGTGGGTTTAGTTTTTAATCATCCGTTTAATTTTGAAGGACCACCATATAGCGGAACGCCCGAAGAATATCGGCAGCTTTTCACCCCTTATTATCATTTAAACATTTTTGAAACGGCTTATAACTCTATCAAACCTCGCAGAAACAGAGAGTTATTTTTTATATTAGAAAAAATTTCTTAGCAGGCGATAATCATATTTGTAAGAGTAGATTATTAAATATCAACCCAATCGCCCTCGGATTTTATTAAAGATACTAAAGCGTTTGAAGCTTCTTTTTCAGGAATATTTTTACGCATTAGGGTTTTAGCTTTATACAGATTTACCTTCGCTTTTCCACTTCCAACATAACCGTAATCAGCATCTGCCATTTCGCCCAAACCATTTACAATACAGCCCATAATAGCAATTTTAAGATGCTTTAAATGCTTTGTTTTTTCGCGAATTTCTTCCAGCCTATCTTCAATATTAAATAGCGTTCTACCGCAGGATGGACAAGCAATATAATCGGTATGTGTTAAGCGAAGTCTACAACTTTGCAATATTCCAAAAGAAACTTGTTTAAGTGTTTCAATATGAATATTTCCTTTGTCTTGCAACCAAATTCCATCACCAAAACCATCGAGTAAAAGAGCTGAATACACTTTTGTGCTTTCCAACAAAAAGGCTTCGTTTTGATCTAGATTAAACAATCGATGCAAAACAACAGGATTTTTCATTTGCTCTTTTTGCAAATAATAAAATGCTTTTCTCCATTCGGTAATTGGATTTTCCGTTTCCGCAGTGAGTACTATAATTGCATTTGATTGATTTTTAATAGCACTTAAATATTTTATTGAGCTTAAATCATCAAGCGAAAGCTTAACATAAACATCTTGATTATCCGCAAAGGAGTTTTCCAAAAGCTCTTTTCCACTCAACAGAGGATAACAATTTGTATGTTCGTTTTCCCAAGCAGCAAAATCCTGAATATATGTCTTATCCGAAGGCAAGAAAATGGGTTTATCACTTCCGAGATATAAAATATCTGGCGGAGGCGTATCAATTTCTTGCATAGGTTTTTTCACTTTACAACTGTTTCGCTGGGCGGCTGTAGAGATAACTAAAGGAGAATTATTCCCGCCAATAATGCCGATGGAAGAAGAAACTCTTTTGCGAAAAGTAAAAGGATTAAACCAAGGTTTTTGTGATTCAAAACCAGAATGTGCTAATTGTATTTTAAACGATTCTCGTAAAGCGAGAGCAACAGGAATTTCATTTTCTGGAGCTTCCGTTAAGGAAACTCGAATAGTATCTCCTATCCCATCATTCAACAAAGTCGCCATACCTGCTATAGATTTTTGTCGACCTTCCAAACCATTCCCCGCTTCGGTTACTCCTAAATGTATGGGATAAACGTGCTTATTTTCTTGCATTCGGGCAGCCAATAAACGGTTGGCATAAACCATGGTTAAAACATGACTCGATTTAAGCGAAATAATCAAATCGTAAAATTCAGCATCCTCAAAAAATTTCACAAATTCCATTGCCGATTCCACCATTCCTTCAGCCGTATTTCCATATTTGCTCATAATCCGGTTGGATAAAGAACCGTGATTTACACCAATGCGAATGGCTGTTTTATGCTTTTTACAAATCGTAATTAAAGGCTTTAATTTTTCAGCAGTGTTAATTAGCGCTTGCTGATATTCATCTTCAGAATAATCTTCTTTTGCGTTTTTCTCCGCATAATTGCCGGGATTAATTCTAACTTTTTCAACATATTGAGCAGCTACTTCAGCCACTTTAGGATTAAAATGAATATCGGCAGCCAAAGGTGTATTATAGCCTTTTGTTATAAGTTCAGACTTAATATTTTTAAGATTTTCTGCTTCAGAAATTCCCTGTACCGTTAAACGAATTAGTTCTCCTCCTGCCTCAATAATTCGCGTGCATTGCTTAACTGTTGCTTTGGTATCCAATGTGTTAGTGTTACACATAGACTGAATAACAATAGGATTTGCAGCTCCTAAAATAATACTCCCTACCCTTACTTCTCGTGTTTTTAAACGTTTATAAGAAAAATAATCAGTTGTATATTTATTTTCAGAATGCATTTCCTTCTTTCTATTTCCAATCAAATTCTGCCATGAGAATTATTTTCTCGTCGTTTTTACGCTGCATTTTATAGCGGACTTTTCCTTGATTTTCTACATTATCTGCATAGATTTCTATTTCATCACCAAAACGAGTTTCTTGTAAAAAATTTACTAAGACTTCATTTAAAGGATGGTTTTTCAGTTGTTCAGGTATATACAAATCGTTTATCCACGCTATATATTTGGCATTATTTACATGACCGTATAAATCTATATCGCTGGCTTTTACGGTATACGTATTTAATAAAAAAGGGAATTCACCTCTGGGTTTTAAACGCGAGATATAATTTATAGGATTTTCAACAAAACGCAAAGAGTCAAAAACATGGTCTAAACGCAGAGGTCTACGGGCTTCGATATCAATCACAACCCAGTTGGATGATCCAACAGCTATCAACTCATTTTTCTCATTTAACATCCTATAATCGCGATTAGCAAATAAGCCGGTAATACCTTTTGGCTGTGTTTGAATAATTAACTTTTCTTGCCAACCCGGTAAGCTTTTGAGTATTTTTATTCGCATTCCAAACAAAACCCAAGCTAATTTAGCCTCGCTCATTTTTTTAAAACCAAAATTCAGTTCCTCTGAATGCTTCCAGGCCGTTTCCTGAGCAAAATTAAAGAGAGAATGTAAACTCAAAAAGCCACTAAAATCAACATCGTGCCAAGAAACAAAATTAGTAGTCTTTAGTTGTGGTATATCAGTTGGAAAAGGAGAAATTAAACGATTCATAGTAATGGGAGTATTAAATGGTAAATTTTAAATGTGTGTTAAATTTTAAATGATTTGTATTAAGTGATAAAATTACAAATCCTTTTCGTTTTTCAAAGTGTTTATATTTTACTAAAAACAAATAAGCGATATCTCCAGTTTGTACAACTAGAGAATACCGCTTATTCAAAGAATTATGAGACAAATTTTTATAAAATGGGGTTTACTAACCTAAGTTCAGTATAAATTTACATTTTAATGATATTTAATTCAATATATAACAACGTGTTAGAACCACACCCATAATCATATCAAAGCCATCGCATTTTCCCTTGAGTGAAACTTGATCTCCTATTTTCAAGTCACTAAGAAATGCTTGATTATGAACTACACTAAGGCTATCTATAGCGCAGTTTACAGCTTCCATTTCATCATTTAAAACAATGGATACCTCAAAGCCGTTGGTTGTAATATCAACGATCTCTCCTTGAACTTGAACTACTTGATTAGCAAATTTTATATTTCCAGCTTCTTCGTCAGAATTATATTCATTAAAAAATGCTTTTGCCGTTAAACTATAGGCGGGTGTCTCGTGCTCAATATCACGATGGGGCATATTAAAAACGTAATATACTGTCGCTAAACCGCCCACTAAACCAATTGCAGCAACAATCAAAAATATTTTCAGGTTCTTTTTCATCATTACTTATTATAAGGTTTATAGTCGAATTTTATCTTTAGCAGAATTTCATCTTTAATGGCTTTCTTATACGACTTTTCTACTTTTACTTTATAATTTTCAAGTGAAATATGGAATTCTGATTCCGCAGATATAAGACCATCTTTTACTGTGATTATCCCTTTTTCTTCAATATCTCTTGTTTCTCCGTGGATGGTAAATTTTCCTTGAAATAGGACATCATAAGAACCATCAATGGAAAAGTTAGCAACATCGAAATTGATTATTTTTCCTTTGAATACCGATTTTGTAAACTTATGAGATTCGATATAATTTTCGTTAAAATGTTCTTCTACTAGGGCTTCTTCAAACTTGAATGAACGCACCAAAGTTGAGGCTACAATATCACCTGTTTCCGTATTTAATATACTGGCTACCTTTTTGTTTATCCCATCAATGGTAAACAAAGGGGTTTCAGAAAAAATCTCAACAGTGCCCGTCTTGGTTATCTGTTTTTGTGCCTGAGCAGTTACGGCTAAGAAACTAATCAAGATTATTAAAAGGAATTTATTTTTCATTATTATATTTTTTAGTTTGTTTTTAATGGCCTGATTTTATGGCGAAAACTCTTGAGATATTGAAACCAAAATAGATTCCTCCATTGAGCCAGTCTCCTGTTGTTTCGCCAATAAAACCATCCTCAACCATAGCCTTTGAATTTGTTGCAAATATTTGAAATACATGGCCTCCTGTTTCAATATCGAATCCTATAGCAAGAGGATTAAAATATGCATTATCCGATTTTGCATGGTTTGTATAGAAGTACTCGAAAGTAACGGCTACTCTACGTATAAATTTATAGCGACCACCAATTCCCATGGCCAAAATATCGTTTTTTTCACCTTCAATGACAAAGTTTCTATGTACAAAAGTTGGGGAGAGCTGTAAAGATAAAGCTTCATTAAATTTATGGGCAATTAACAATTGATGAGTAAATCCCATTCTCGACATATAATCATCAAAAACACCATCTCTCATATCAGGAAGATCTAAATAACCTCTAAGTGTTTTAAGAGATACATCTCCATAATAAGATATAGAAACGGGCATTACTCTTTTTCCTTTTGATTGACGGATTATTGTAAGTTTAAGAGAGCCATCGTAGGTTTTTTTGTTTGTTCCTCGACGTAAACCAAGCATTAACCAATCGTTAATACCATATTCAAAAGAGAAATTGATAAGGGCATTATCTAATCCCCAAAGTTGGTAAGCACCACTATTCAATTGTCCAAAGCGGTGGTTAATCCTAAAATCGAGCTGACCTTTTTGCATTCTTTCAATAGAATGACCGTTAATAATTCTTGTAGATTTGAATGTATAGGCAGTATATTCTATTTCTTCTTCAACTTCATCGTCTAACATATTCATCAAATCATCTTGAGCATATGACTGTGAGAAAAAGAACACAAAAGCTATCGTTAGTAAATACAGTTTTTTCATGATTTTATAATTTATCTAATTATTATTTGCACCTTCTCTAATCCATACTAGCACCTTATCGGTTTGAGTTTTAGATAATATTCCTGAAAGAGGCATTGGACTCTGCAGATCTATCATACGCATATAAAGCTTGCTGTTTTCTGGAGTATCTAAATCTAACTGACCGCCTGTAGTTATTGCTTCAAAGGCATTTCCTTCTGATAAATCTGGCCAGATTCCGTTTACATTATGGCATCCAATAGCATTACAGCTTTGGTTGAAAATAGGAATTAGCTCTGTTTGGAAACTTACGTTCTGAGGTAATTCATCAGGTAGTTCTATTTGTTCGTATTTGCAGGAACTAAAAATTACAGTTAGCAGCATTAGAATTGCAAATCTATTTAGTGTTGATTGAGTCATAATATTTTGAATTGTTAATTAATATTATTGAATCTGAAATATTGAGAATGTAGCAGCTATTTTTAAAGTTTTAAAGACAGCTGCCACATTCATTATGTGTTAATTATTATTCAAACTTCAAGATTAGGTTAGGCTTGATTGCATGTGCAATTGCTGCATTATTAAATATAGCCAAGCCAAAAGCCAATTCTTCTGTCACATCAAATACAACATCATCTGCATCATTTGTATTTAGTTTACGTGTGAACTCGCAAATCCAACCAGTACCTGTGTGTACAGCGGAGATAGAAATATCACCTCTACCTAAAGTAAAAGCTCTAGTTGTAACACTTGGAAAACGTTTGTTGCCTGTAGCATGTTCGTATCCACCATCAGCAGGATCAATTGTTCCGCCATTGTAAGTAAGCACACCATTAGCATCTACTGCTGTTATTAGCTTAGCTGTGCCGTTGTCAATTTCGTCTTGACTAATCCAGTAATAATCTGTTCTGTTAGGAATAATATACAGCGGAACACTCACGTCAGCATTACCATTATTTAAAGTTTGAGAGTTATTTGAATATCCTCCTTCACCTGTTGAATCACCATGTCTTCCATTTGTTCCAGACATTTTAGAAGGATCATCATAAGTCATCATTTGATCATCAACCTGACCGGCATAAGTACCTCTAACACGTTTCCAGTGCCACATATCAATTTTCTCTCCGTCCGTGGTTAAATAATGTCTAGTATGTTTGTCTTTAGCATTTACAATAGTTAGATTTTGATGGCAAGTAGCATAGCACGTTGAAGAACTAAATCCACTTACGTCTCCTATTGGAAATAAGAAAGCAAACTTATCTTCATAGAATTTATCAGAAGCGGTATTCGCATACTTATGCTCACTTTTCCAGAGTTTATCACTTGGATCAAAATACCAAGACTGTCTGTCTTTACTGTCATCTGAATCATCCCATTCTAATAAGAAATAAATATCATTTCCGAAATAACCTGAGCGCATCGTAAATGGATATTTTTCACCAGTATAAGGAGCAAATAAGCCTAGGCCTTCCTCTGTACCTTCACCATCACTATTTAAATACGTTCCTCTGGCAGATAAATTAGGAACTTCTGTGGTTCCAACTAATCTTTGGGCTGTTCCCCACATTTCATCAACGATACCATCTAAAGTAGGTGCCGAAGTAAATTTTTTCACGAGAAGTTCTGATGTACTTTCTCCCGGATCAACAATTGGGTCATCTCCTCCTGTATCATCTTTTTTACAACTGTTTAATGATAGCATTGATCCTAAAAGGAGCAGACTTGCGAAATACTTAAAATACTTTTTCATTTTTTTATAGAATTATGTTCAATTAATTGATTATTGATTAGGCTTTATCCCATTGCAATTAATAGTCCCGTTCTATAATGCAGAAGACAATTATTTATTCGCTTAACTGTATATTTCTGAGTATTAGGGGCAAATTGTTCAGAAAAAAATTAAAAATTATTTTCGGGCAGAAAAAAAAAGAAAAAAAACGACGGGTTCTCGTCGATAAAGACGAAAAACGGTCGCTTAAAATTTTATAAATACAGGGCTTACAGCTTGAATTTTATAACCTTTGATTTTAGAGTAGATGCTGGAAGTCCTAATAGTTCTGCAGCCTTTGCTTTGTTACCATGTGATTTATCCAAAGCGGTAATGACTGCATTTTTCTCAACCTCTTCAAGGATTTCATTTAGCGTTTTATTATCGAAAGTAAAGCAGCTTCGTTTAAAATCGGGAAATTTTATTTCGTAAGGAATGATTTCTGTATCTATCTTGTTATCAGCACTCAACAGTGTTAGTCGTTCCGAAAGGTTTTTTAATTCTCTAACATTTCCAGGAAACGGATATTTTTTTAAAATATCAAATACCTCACTGTCAATTTGCTTTTCGCCATCCTCAGAATAAATCGAAACAAAATGCTTGGTTAAACGAACAATATCTTCAGGTTTTTCTCTTAAAGAAGGCAACTGAATTGGAAATACATTTAGACGATAGAAGAGATCTTCTCTAAACTTTCCCTCGTCTACCATTTTTCTCAAATCTTTTTTGGTGGAAGCAATAAGACGAATGTCAACCTTAATTATTTTACTTCCGCCAACTCTTTCTATTTCTCTCTCTTCAAGTGCTCTTAATAACTTTACCTGCATGTCGAGCGGAATATCATCAATGTCATCCAAATAAAGAGTGCCACCAGAGGCCATTTCAAACCGTCCTATTTTTTCTGAGATGGCTCCAGTAAAAGCTCCTTTTTCATGTCCAAAAAGTTCGGATTCAAATATTTCACGATTCAATATTGCACAACTAACCTTAATCAATGGTTTTTTACTTCGACTACTGTTATAATGAATGATGTTAGTTAACAACTCTTTCCCCGTTCCTGTTTCACCTACAAGCAAAACAGAAGTTGATTTTTGCGCAACGATTTTTACCAAGTTGAAAATTTCATTTACCCTAGCACTTTCGCCTACATAAGACGAAAAATTGTAATTCTGTTTTAATTTTATTTTTAGTTCTTTATTCTCATCCTTAACTTGTTTAAGTTCGATAATACGCTCGATAATAAGAAGTATTTTTTCGTTATCGAAAGGTTTTTCGACATAATCATAGGCGCCTAATTTCATAGCTTCTACTGCTGTGGAAACAGTAGAATATGCTGTCATTAGAACAACAAAAATAGCCGGATTTATTTTTTTTATTCTCTCTAAGAATTCAATGCCATTAATGTCTGGCATTTTTAGATCGGTGATTACAATATCAGGGGTGATGGTTTTCATTTGTTTCAATGCAGAACCGGCATGAGCAAATTCAAAAACCTCATAACCGGCATCTTTTAATTCGTCGGCAAGAGAAACCCGAATTATGCGTTCATCATCTACAACATATATTTTCATAGTTTATTTTTTTTAGAACAAGGCAATTCAATAATAAATTCGGTTCCCACACCCACAGTAGAGCTAAAGGATATTGTTCCTTGATGTTCTTTAATCAAATTAAAAGAAACAGACAGCCCCAATCCGGTTCCTTTCCCTACTTTTTTAAGCGTAAAGAAAGGATCGAAAATCTTATCTTGGCTCGGCTTAGGAATACCAATACCATTGTCCTTTAAATGAATATATACTTTATCATCAATTGGATTGGCGGTTATTTCTATTTCTCCTACCAGTTGAGGCTCATTCTCTTTTCGTTCAAGAATAGCATCGTAACTGTTTAGAATTAGGTTTACAAATATTTGTTCCAAATGATTGGCACTAGCATTTACAAAGTGATCTCTTTGGAATTTACGTTTTACAATTATCCGTTGGTCTGAGAGCTTGTGGCTGGTTAGTTTAATTGCATTTTCGATAACGGTATTCAATTTTGTTTTCTGTAGCAAGATATCTTGCTTGCGACTAAAATTTAACAAATGTTGAACTACATTTTCTATGCGTGTAGTTGCTTCTTGTATCAAAAGAATGTATTTGGTATTTTGCTCAATATTTGCAGGATCTTTAGTGATTCTCTTTGTGCAATTTCTAATTCCTGAGATGGGATTGTTTATTTCGTGGGCAACACCTGCCGAAAGGGTTCCTAAAGAAGCTAGCTTTTCAGCCTGAACCAATGCGCCTTGTGTTTTTTTTAACTCCTGATAACTGTTTTCAAGTCGAACCAACATTTCTGAAAATTTTGTTTCAAGTACATCTAGCTCATCATTGATTTGGAGGTTTAAAAAACGTCTGAATTTACGTTTTGTTACACTATAGTCTTTCTCTAGACCAGTTTTATTTAAATCAAAAATTTGTGCTTTCCGGCTGATGTTTTTAATGGGAGAGGTAATGATGTAAGAGAAGAATAACGCACCGACTAAGCCGAGAATAAAGAAAATGATAATCATTAATATCAAATTTCGAGTTGCCTCCGTAATTTCTTGTTGGATGTGTTCCTCTACAATGCCAAGGCGAACCGTTCCTATATTTCCATTTAGTATAGGATAAGCAATATCTCGGATAACAGGATATTTATAATTATTTGTATTGATAACCAGTATGTTATAGTCCTCTGAATTTAGCTGGTTTATGTTTAGTAATCCCGGTGGGATATTGATATCGTAGGTTTGAGCAACAAGCTTATTCTGACTATTCAATAAAAATATATAGGCTATGCTAGGATCACTTTGTTTTACTTCGTCAAGTATATTATAAAGGCTTAAAGCGTCTTCGTAAACTAATGGTGTCAGTGCTTTTTCTGCAACTATACCGGCAAGTACCTTACAACGCTTGTCTATTTCTTTTTCAAAAGAAGTATAAACAGATGTCCATAAAAGATAAATATTAGTAAGACCAAAGATGAGGACTACAAAAGTAGAAACGATGGCAAATTTCCAAAATAAAGGGAGCCTGATTATTTTATTTTGAAGCTGCATTATTAATCAATTCTTTTAATTGAAAAACACTAGTATATATTGAATCATCTACTCGAACAAATTTGTCGATATTGAGTTTATCGAGCAAGCTTTTTCCTATACTATCAGTATGTAGGTTTAAGAAAATGTCTTGATACTTTTTAAAGCATTTTTCCGACAGCGACGAAGGAACCACCACGGGTGGTATGCCAAAAAATTCTGACTTTTCAATAATTTTGATATTTTCAATTCGTTCTGGATGATGCATTGCAATATAATCATAGATAAGGCCGTGTACCGAAGCGCCATCAACAATACCCCTGTTTACCATCTGGATAGAAATGTCATGCCCATACGTATAAATTGTCTTTTGAAAGAAATTTTCTTCCTCAACGGAAAGTTGTACTAACTCTTTAAACGGATATAATCTTCCCGTATTTGAAAGCGGGTCTGTAAAAGCAAATTGTTTGTTTTCAAAATCTTTAAAAGTGTTGATTTCTGAGTCTTTTTGAGTAATAATGTAAGCTTGGTATGAGGTCTTTTGATCGATTTGTGGAGCTACCAATAATCTTATTTTTCCGCTCGAATATTCCTCAACAAAAGCTCCCGAACATATAAATGCAAAATCTACCTCTGCATTTTCTAAGAGCAGATTAACTTCTTCGTAAGATTTTTTTTGCTTAATAAAAATGGGGTGACCCGATTTTTTTGAGATATAATTTATCAAATCATTATAATAACTGTAGGTTTCTTTGGGCGAAGTCATAGACGCAATAGCAATATACACGGCGTCCGTTTCGCTAGTATTTACGCTTGATTTCTGATTCGAAGTATCGGCAAAATTAACCTGAGCATTTTTATTATTCGTGTTTGTGCAAGCAAAGGTTAAAAACAAAAAGAATAGTGTTGCAATTCGTTTCATATCTACTTATTTAAGTATTTGTAAAGTAAATCAATTTTATAATGAATTTGGAGAAAAATATTGATCTGTTTAATTTTATTTTATCCTTGGTTCTGCTATTGCATAAACTGCACCAAAAAGAAATTGATGTATTTGATATGATTAAAATTTAAACGGATACTTTTTTTGGTTATTCGGAAGATTTTAGGTCATTCTGAAAGAAAAACGAAAATAGAAGTCCGACAAATGCAAGCCCAGCAGCAAAACGGAAAACACTTTGAACGGCTTGAATTTCATTCAAGAACAACACGTTTTCGAACCTTAAATTGAGGTTTTGAAAGAAATAACTAAACAACAAGGCAAAAACCAAAACGCCAATCAATTTACCCATACTTTTTGAAGTGGCAATGGCAGCCGATCCCATACCGTAATTTTTGCGAGGCAAATTTAACATCCCAATTGTTGTTGCGGCCGGATAAAACAAACCCATTCCAATTCCGAGGAGTATCATTGAGAAAACAATAAATAAAAGGCTGCTTTGTTGACTCCAAAAGCTAAAGAAAAGCATAGAAACAAACAAAAAGAAATTGCCTAAAAGCACCACTTTCTTTGTGCTTAAAATGCGCTGAAAATAATCAGTAAATGGTGCGAGAAGAACCATTATTGCGGGCGATATTACCATCAACAAACCCGATAGTTCTGTGTCAAAACCTCTTCCTTCTTCAAAATAAAAGGGGCGCAAAAAGCGCGATCCAACATTCACCACAAAAAATAAAAAGAAACCTAGACTCGCCAACCAAAAGTTTCGTAAACGGAATAAACTCAATTCCAAAATTGGAAAAGAGCATTTTTTCTGTCG
The genomic region above belongs to Bacteroidales bacterium and contains:
- a CDS encoding methyltransferase domain-containing protein, yielding MFKLSPEYWDKTYETNQTGWDIGYVSTPLKEYFDQLSDKSTRILIPGAGNAYEAEYLWKQGFENVFVLDFSRAAIHSFLSRFPDFPKSNILDEDFFKHKGKYDLIIEQTFFTSIFPSQRKEYVQKTADLLKSGGKLVGLVFNHPFNFEGPPYSGTPEEYRQLFTPYYHLNIFETAYNSIKPRRNRELFFILEKIS
- the ispG gene encoding (E)-4-hydroxy-3-methylbut-2-enyl-diphosphate synthase; protein product: MHSENKYTTDYFSYKRLKTREVRVGSIILGAANPIVIQSMCNTNTLDTKATVKQCTRIIEAGGELIRLTVQGISEAENLKNIKSELITKGYNTPLAADIHFNPKVAEVAAQYVEKVRINPGNYAEKNAKEDYSEDEYQQALINTAEKLKPLITICKKHKTAIRIGVNHGSLSNRIMSKYGNTAEGMVESAMEFVKFFEDAEFYDLIISLKSSHVLTMVYANRLLAARMQENKHVYPIHLGVTEAGNGLEGRQKSIAGMATLLNDGIGDTIRVSLTEAPENEIPVALALRESFKIQLAHSGFESQKPWFNPFTFRKRVSSSIGIIGGNNSPLVISTAAQRNSCKVKKPMQEIDTPPPDILYLGSDKPIFLPSDKTYIQDFAAWENEHTNCYPLLSGKELLENSFADNQDVYVKLSLDDLSSIKYLSAIKNQSNAIIVLTAETENPITEWRKAFYYLQKEQMKNPVVLHRLFNLDQNEAFLLESTKVYSALLLDGFGDGIWLQDKGNIHIETLKQVSFGILQSCRLRLTHTDYIACPSCGRTLFNIEDRLEEIREKTKHLKHLKIAIMGCIVNGLGEMADADYGYVGSGKAKVNLYKAKTLMRKNIPEKEASNALVSLIKSEGDWVDI
- a CDS encoding YceI family protein, with product MKNKFLLIILISFLAVTAQAQKQITKTGTVEIFSETPLFTIDGINKKVASILNTETGDIVASTLVRSFKFEEALVEEHFNENYIESHKFTKSVFKGKIINFDVANFSIDGSYDVLFQGKFTIHGETRDIEEKGIITVKDGLISAESEFHISLENYKVKVEKSYKKAIKDEILLKIKFDYKPYNK
- a CDS encoding sigma-54-dependent Fis family transcriptional regulator; this translates as MKIYVVDDERIIRVSLADELKDAGYEVFEFAHAGSALKQMKTITPDIVITDLKMPDINGIEFLERIKKINPAIFVVLMTAYSTVSTAVEAMKLGAYDYVEKPFDNEKILLIIERIIELKQVKDENKELKIKLKQNYNFSSYVGESARVNEIFNLVKIVAQKSTSVLLVGETGTGKELLTNIIHYNSSRSKKPLIKVSCAILNREIFESELFGHEKGAFTGAISEKIGRFEMASGGTLYLDDIDDIPLDMQVKLLRALEEREIERVGGSKIIKVDIRLIASTKKDLRKMVDEGKFREDLFYRLNVFPIQLPSLREKPEDIVRLTKHFVSIYSEDGEKQIDSEVFDILKKYPFPGNVRELKNLSERLTLLSADNKIDTEIIPYEIKFPDFKRSCFTFDNKTLNEILEEVEKNAVITALDKSHGNKAKAAELLGLPASTLKSKVIKFKL
- the phnD gene encoding phosphate/phosphite/phosphonate ABC transporter substrate-binding protein, which produces MKRIATLFFLFLTFACTNTNNKNAQVNFADTSNQKSSVNTSETDAVYIAIASMTSPKETYSYYNDLINYISKKSGHPIFIKQKKSYEEVNLLLENAEVDFAFICSGAFVEEYSSGKIRLLVAPQIDQKTSYQAYIITQKDSEINTFKDFENKQFAFTDPLSNTGRLYPFKELVQLSVEEENFFQKTIYTYGHDISIQMVNRGIVDGASVHGLIYDYIAMHHPERIENIKIIEKSEFFGIPPVVVPSSLSEKCFKKYQDIFLNLHTDSIGKSLLDKLNIDKFVRVDDSIYTSVFQLKELINNAASK